From one Lycium ferocissimum isolate CSIRO_LF1 chromosome 7, AGI_CSIRO_Lferr_CH_V1, whole genome shotgun sequence genomic stretch:
- the LOC132062408 gene encoding uncharacterized protein LOC132062408 has protein sequence MTLEASWMPKVGKRRSSKDLLQVKEDELSRAVALTNLQPELDATKAENLRLKGELAGIVERNRLLEEEKIGLSQDNARFSSKLSELETIISQLRGELDSVKSDAVNMAERHRRLESESAKYEERMRVFEQKAEDRARICDELRTRLEETVEANDLLKTELESATQNQRILDEERNELMVRLARAEADLTEALKSVEAAEAYSTVVVEHERWKSRRITLEEAERGFTDLPTLILEARRTEEEAKRALDSDSEDSERTESEHSGSSHTG, from the coding sequence ATGACCTTAGAGGCCAGCTGGATGCCCAAGGTCGGGAAACGGAGAAGTTCCAAAGACCTTTTGCAAGTAAAGGAGGATGAACTAAGCCGAGCAGTGGCCCTCACCAACCTTCAACCCGAGCTTGATGCAACGAAGGCTGAGAACCTTCGATTAAAGGGTGAGCTAGCCGGGATTGTGGAGAGGAACCGGCTTCTGGAGGAGGAGAAAATCGGTCTCAGTCAAGATAACGCTCgattttcttccaaacttaGCGAGCTCGAAACCATCATTTCCCAACTCCGAGGGGAACTTGACTCGGTCAAATCTGATGCCGTGAACATGGCCGAGAGGCACCGACGGCTTGAATCCGAGAGTGCCAAATATGAAGAGAGAATGAGGGTATTCGAGCAAAAAGCTGAGGACAGGGCCCGAATATGTGATGAGCTAAGAACCAGACTCGAGGAGACGGTTGAGGCTAATGATCTTCTCAAAACCGAGCTTGAGTCGGCCACTCAAAACCAGAGAATCCTCGATGAAGAGAGGAATGAGTTAATGGTTAGGCTGGCCCGGGCTGAGGCCGATTTGACAGAAGCCCTGAAAAGTGTGGAAGCTGCCGAGGCTTACTCCACGGTTGTAGTAGAGCATGAACGGTGGAAGTCTCGGAGGATCACCCTCGAGGAAGCCGAGCGTGGCTTTACTGATCTCCCGACCCTTATTCTCGAGGCTAGAAGGACCGAGGAAGAAGCCAAAAGAGCTCTTGATTCCGACTCCGAAGACTCTGAGCGGACAGAGTCCGAACATTCTGGTTCCAGCCATACCGGATAG